From a single Solanum dulcamara chromosome 4, daSolDulc1.2, whole genome shotgun sequence genomic region:
- the LOC129886807 gene encoding probable purine permease 11, translated as MADNQQPILQKHNAQHPLVKMNRLHFWLLVALNIIFLLVGQAAAVILGRFYYEKGGNSKWMATVVQTAAFPLLFIPYLFISSPQTHSEGSNRPSITTVSVVYFVIGVLVAGDNMLYSTGLLYLSASTYSLICATQLVFSAVLSYFLNHQKFTALIMNSVVVLSLSASLLAVNEDSDRPSGVTKSKYVIGFLVTLAASAMYALLLSLMQLSFQKVLKKETFSVVLEMQIYTALVATAVSTAGLFASGEWKTLRGEMGSFTAGELAYVMTLVWTAIAWQICSVGVVGLVFVVSSLFSNVISTLSLAITPIASVMILHDKMNGVKIIAMLMAVWGFSTYIYQNYVDDLKASKAPSAVDDTPNESTSC; from the exons ATGGCAG ATAATCAGCAACCTATTTTGCAAAAACATAATGCACAGCATCCACTGGTAAAGATGAACCGTCTGCACTTTTGGCTTCTGGTGGCACTAAACATTATTTTCCTTCTCGTTGGTCAAGCTGCTGCTGTAATTTTGGGAAGATTTTACTATGAGAAGGGTGGAAATAGTAAATGGATGGCCACTGTAGTCCAGACAGCTgcttttcctcttcttttcatTCCTTACCTATTCATTTCTTCTCCTCAAACTCATTCAGAAGGTTCCAATCGACCTTCAATCACCACAGTTAGCGTGGTCTATTTTGTAATTGGTGTACTGGTTGCAGGAGATAATATGCTTTATTCAACCGGTCTATTGTATCTCTCTGCTTCTACGTATTCCCTTATTTGTGCAACACAATTAGTTTTCAGTGCAGTTCTTTCTTACTTCCTAAACCATCAAAAGTTCACAGCACTGATTATGAATTCTGTTGTCGTGCTCTCTTTATCTGCCTCTCTTCTTGCTGTTAACGAAGATTCTGATAGGCCTTCAGGCGTAACTAAGTCTAAATATGTCATTGGATTTCTAGTTACTCTTGCCGCTTCAGCTATGTATGCTCTCTTGCTTTCCCTTATGCAGCTTTCATTCCAAAAAGTTCTAAAGAAAGAAACGTTTTCCGTGGTTCTGGAGATGCAAATTTACACAGCACTTGTAGCCACTGCTGTCTCTACAGCGGGTCTCTTTGCTAGTGGAGAATGGAAGACTTTGCGAGGGGAAATGGGTAGTTTTACTGCTGGAGAACTTGCGTACGTGATGACTCTGGTTTGGACAGCTATAGCTTGGCAGATTTGCTCAGTTGGGGTTGTTGGTTTGGTTTTCGTGGTGTCCTCATTGTTCTCTAATGTCATTAGTACACTTTCCTTGGCGATTACCCCTATTGCTTCAGTGATGATCCTCCATGACAAGATGAACGGCGTGAAGATAATTGCCATGCTGATGGCGGTTTGGGGCTTTTCTACTTACATATACCAGAATTACGTCGATGATCTTAAGGCAAGCAAAGCACCAAGCGCCGTTGATGATACTCCAAACGAGTCGACATCTTGCTGA